Proteins from a genomic interval of Desulfuromonas acetexigens:
- a CDS encoding monovalent cation/H+ antiporter subunit D family protein produces MAYSYSIWPLVAILVSLLATLPIMAFNDRAPNLREGSTLMAAVAKFMIVAAMIPTVMQGGGFELTLAEVIPGVPIQLRVDGMGLFFALVASFLWIFTSLYSIGYMRSLGEHDQTRYFASFAVAISATIGVAFSANLLTMYLFYEMLSLSTYPLVTHEQNDEARASGRKYLTYILGTSIGLALPAMLITYQLAGTLDFTQGGILTGCASPSTVTLLLVLFIFGFAKAGIMPFHGWLPAAMVAPTPVSSFLHGVAVVKVGVFSIMRVIFDIFGPDLLRDLNLGVVITTIASITILVASLVALTQDNLKRRLAYSTIGQLSYMILGAGMLTAAGMTGGILHIAMHAFGKITLFFCAGAIYVAHHKKYISQMDGLGRKMPITYLAFFLGSMSIIGMPPMGGFISKWNLVIGAVEGDHLLLLLVLLISSLLNAAYFFPIVYRGFFAKAPEGEEATGIQEAPIFCLLPLSVTALASLALFFYSDIFYGLAHLALFP; encoded by the coding sequence ATGGCGTATTCATATTCCATCTGGCCTCTGGTCGCGATTCTCGTCTCCCTGCTGGCGACCTTGCCGATCATGGCCTTCAACGACCGGGCGCCCAACCTGCGCGAAGGCAGTACCCTGATGGCGGCGGTCGCCAAGTTCATGATCGTTGCCGCGATGATTCCCACCGTCATGCAGGGGGGCGGCTTCGAACTGACCCTGGCGGAAGTCATCCCGGGCGTGCCGATTCAGCTGCGGGTCGACGGCATGGGGCTCTTTTTCGCCCTGGTCGCTTCTTTCCTCTGGATCTTCACCTCCCTCTATTCCATCGGCTACATGCGCAGCCTCGGGGAGCATGACCAGACCCGCTACTTCGCTTCCTTCGCAGTGGCGATCTCGGCGACGATCGGCGTGGCCTTCTCGGCCAACCTGCTGACCATGTATCTCTTTTACGAGATGCTCTCCCTCTCGACCTACCCGCTGGTCACCCATGAACAGAACGACGAGGCCCGCGCCTCGGGACGCAAATACCTCACCTACATCCTCGGCACCTCCATCGGCCTGGCCCTGCCGGCGATGCTCATCACCTATCAGCTGGCCGGAACCCTCGACTTCACCCAGGGCGGCATCCTCACCGGCTGCGCCTCGCCGAGTACCGTCACGCTGCTTCTGGTCCTCTTCATCTTCGGTTTCGCCAAGGCCGGGATCATGCCCTTCCACGGCTGGCTGCCGGCGGCGATGGTGGCACCGACCCCGGTCAGTTCCTTCCTCCACGGCGTGGCCGTGGTCAAGGTCGGGGTTTTCTCCATTATGCGGGTGATTTTCGACATTTTCGGCCCCGACCTGCTGCGCGATCTGAATCTCGGGGTGGTTATCACCACCATCGCCTCGATCACCATCCTCGTGGCCTCGCTGGTCGCTCTGACCCAGGACAACCTCAAGCGGCGGCTGGCCTATTCGACCATCGGCCAACTCTCCTACATGATTCTCGGCGCCGGCATGCTGACGGCGGCGGGGATGACCGGCGGCATCCTGCACATCGCCATGCACGCCTTCGGCAAGATCACCCTCTTCTTCTGCGCCGGGGCGATCTACGTGGCCCATCACAAAAAATACATCAGCCAGATGGATGGTCTCGGCCGCAAAATGCCGATCACCTATCTGGCCTTTTTTCTCGGCTCGATGAGCATCATCGGCATGCCGCCGATGGGGGGCTTCATCAGCAAGTGGAATCTTGTTATCGGCGCGGTCGAGGGGGATCACTTGCTCCTTTTGCTGGTACTGCTCATCAGTTCCCTGCTCAATGCCGCCTATTTCTTCCCCATCGTTTACCGGGGATTTTTCGCCAAGGCCCCCGAAGGGGAAGAAGCGACCGGTATTCAAGAAGCACCGATATTCTGCCTGCTGCCCCTGTCAGTTACGGCCCTGGCATCGCTCGCGCTCTTCTTTTACTCCGATATCTTTTATGGGCTGGCTCATCTCGCCCTGTTTCCCTGA
- a CDS encoding monovalent cation/H+ antiporter subunit D family protein, whose product MTTSNLHLYALAAPLLTAFFVNLLGRLSRNWIAPLVTLALAFSTAFSGVTLLNVLRHGAYRYTVGNWRPPFGIELVIDHLSALMMVLISLVALIATLAAFKCVERELPGREHLFFTLYLILIAGLFGLVLTGDAFNLYVLLEITSITTYGLIAMGKGRAPLASFNYIIMGSIGACFYLLGVGYLYILTGTLNMADIASRIAGLDAPAALATAFGFIMVGLWVKMAFFPLHNWLPNAYSLAPTGAGLLIAPLMTKVTVYLMIRVIFAVFTPSYTFFQHAGVQAAIVWVAAAAIICASSLALAQRDLRRMLTYIIVAEVGYMVGGVWLANAQGMTGAILHIVNDALMTLCLFLAAAAIHYRTGSLRFEDLTGLYRKMPVTMAAFTVGAFAMIGIPPTCGFFSKWYLLLGGIEAGQWGYVVALIFSSLVNAVIFFRIIEIAFFRKEAHGHEVLPRQEAPALLLNSLVLSAIALIAVGFGSGPLVTNIIRLAIPAGF is encoded by the coding sequence ATGACCACCAGCAACCTCCATCTCTACGCCCTGGCCGCGCCGCTTTTGACCGCCTTTTTCGTCAATCTGCTCGGCCGTCTGTCGCGCAATTGGATCGCGCCGCTGGTCACACTCGCCCTGGCCTTTTCCACGGCCTTCTCCGGGGTGACCCTGCTCAACGTGCTGCGCCATGGCGCCTATCGCTACACGGTGGGGAACTGGCGTCCCCCCTTCGGCATCGAACTGGTGATCGACCACCTCAGCGCCTTGATGATGGTGCTGATCAGCCTGGTTGCCCTGATCGCCACCCTCGCCGCCTTCAAATGCGTGGAACGGGAACTGCCGGGGCGGGAACATCTCTTCTTCACCCTCTATCTCATTCTCATCGCCGGCCTTTTCGGGCTGGTGCTGACCGGGGACGCCTTCAACCTCTACGTGCTGCTGGAAATCACCTCCATCACCACCTACGGCCTCATCGCCATGGGCAAGGGGCGCGCTCCGCTGGCGAGTTTCAACTACATCATCATGGGCTCCATCGGCGCCTGTTTCTATCTGCTCGGCGTCGGCTATCTCTATATCCTCACCGGCACCTTGAACATGGCCGACATCGCCTCGCGCATCGCCGGTCTCGACGCCCCCGCCGCCCTGGCCACGGCGTTCGGCTTCATCATGGTCGGACTGTGGGTAAAGATGGCCTTCTTCCCCTTGCACAACTGGCTGCCCAACGCCTATTCCCTCGCCCCCACCGGCGCCGGCCTGCTCATCGCGCCGCTCATGACCAAGGTCACCGTTTACCTGATGATCCGGGTCATCTTCGCGGTCTTCACCCCCAGCTATACCTTTTTCCAGCATGCCGGGGTGCAGGCGGCGATCGTCTGGGTCGCGGCGGCGGCGATCATCTGCGCCTCCTCTCTGGCCCTGGCCCAGAGGGATTTAAGGCGGATGCTGACCTATATCATCGTCGCCGAGGTCGGCTACATGGTCGGCGGGGTCTGGTTGGCCAACGCCCAGGGGATGACCGGCGCCATCCTGCATATCGTCAACGACGCGCTGATGACCCTCTGCCTTTTCCTGGCGGCAGCGGCCATCCACTACCGCACCGGCAGCCTGCGCTTCGAGGATCTCACCGGGCTCTACCGGAAGATGCCGGTGACCATGGCGGCCTTCACCGTCGGCGCCTTCGCCATGATCGGCATCCCCCCCACCTGCGGCTTTTTCAGCAAGTGGTATCTGCTCCTCGGCGGCATCGAAGCGGGTCAATGGGGCTATGTCGTGGCCTTGATCTTCAGCAGTCTGGTCAACGCCGTGATCTTTTTCCGCATTATCGAGATCGCCTTTTTCCGCAAAGAGGCCCACGGGCACGAGGTGCTTCCCCGTCAAGAAGCGCCGGCTTTGTTGCTGAATTCCCTGGTGCTCTCGGCCATCGCCCTGATCGCCGTCGGTTTCGGTTCGGGACCACTCGTGACCAACATCATCCGCCTGGCCATCCCGGCGGGATTCTGA
- a CDS encoding cation:proton antiporter subunit C produces MDGILQEVVAKYNYWIYVVLMMIGFYAMIGKRNLVKKLLGMNIFQTAIILFFVSTGVKRGGGIPILDKYKVLAEGIDPTQIVNPLPHVLMLTAIVVSVSVTGVALAVLQRIHREYGTLEEDEILERISE; encoded by the coding sequence ATGGACGGAATACTTCAGGAAGTCGTCGCCAAATACAACTACTGGATCTACGTCGTGCTGATGATGATCGGCTTCTATGCCATGATCGGCAAGCGCAACCTGGTCAAGAAGCTGCTGGGGATGAACATCTTCCAGACGGCGATCATCCTCTTTTTTGTCTCCACCGGGGTCAAACGCGGGGGCGGCATCCCGATTCTCGACAAATACAAGGTGCTGGCCGAAGGGATCGATCCCACCCAGATCGTCAACCCCCTCCCGCACGTGCTGATGCTCACCGCCATCGTCGTTTCGGTCAGCGTCACCGGTGTGGCCTTGGCGGTGTTGCAGCGCATCCACCGGGAATACGGCACCCTCGAAGAGGATGAAATCCTGGAGAGGATCAGCGAATGA
- a CDS encoding MnhB domain-containing protein, translating into MKRRMERATGQHLGDSPIIKTSVRLLVPFVQLFGLYVIVHGHYSPGGGFQGGVALGASFILLALAYDLKTSIRHFSEGANAVLANTGALIFTGVAALCAVMGGLFLDYSALDKLIPMGPIEWRSFGIFLVEVGVGLAVMSIMVSLFWDISSGGEMDEGL; encoded by the coding sequence ATGAAACGACGCATGGAACGGGCCACCGGTCAGCACCTGGGGGACAGCCCGATCATCAAGACCAGCGTGCGCCTGCTGGTCCCCTTCGTGCAGCTCTTCGGCCTGTACGTCATCGTGCACGGCCATTACAGCCCGGGGGGCGGCTTCCAGGGGGGGGTGGCGCTCGGCGCCTCCTTCATCCTGCTGGCTTTGGCCTATGACCTGAAGACCTCGATCCGCCACTTCTCCGAAGGGGCCAACGCCGTGCTGGCCAATACCGGCGCGCTGATCTTCACCGGCGTCGCTGCCCTCTGTGCGGTCATGGGCGGGCTCTTCCTCGACTACAGCGCCCTCGACAAGCTGATCCCGATGGGTCCCATCGAATGGCGCTCCTTCGGAATCTTTCTGGTCGAGGTCGGCGTCGGCCTGGCGGTCATGAGCATCATGGTGTCGCTCTTCTGGGATATTTCCTCGGGCGGCGAAATGGACGAGGGGCTCTGA
- the mbhE gene encoding hydrogen gas-evolving membrane-bound hydrogenase subunit E: MKALALIATVITGILLLYGTRDFPTWGDPQSPANRHLSPYYIENAVAETHVPNVVTAVLGDYRGYDTMFETVVIFCAGMAVASVLRRNKP; encoded by the coding sequence TTGAAAGCGCTCGCCCTTATCGCCACGGTCATCACCGGCATCCTGCTGCTCTACGGCACCCGGGACTTTCCCACCTGGGGCGATCCCCAGTCTCCGGCCAACCGCCACCTTTCTCCCTATTACATTGAGAATGCGGTGGCGGAGACGCATGTGCCGAACGTCGTCACGGCAGTGCTCGGGGATTACCGGGGGTACGACACCATGTTCGAAACGGTCGTCATCTTCTGCGCCGGCATGGCCGTCGCCAGCGTGCTGCGGAGGAACAAGCCATGA
- a CDS encoding Na(+)/H(+) antiporter subunit B: protein MIWQLDLLILLLVVVCALATITVKDLLSATIIFGVYSFLMCLLWAEMGAVDVAFTEATVGAGISTVLFIAAILRTNRRSKD from the coding sequence ATGATCTGGCAGCTTGATCTCCTCATTCTGCTCTTGGTGGTCGTTTGCGCCCTGGCCACCATCACCGTCAAGGACCTGCTCTCGGCGACGATCATCTTCGGCGTCTACAGCTTTCTCATGTGCCTGCTCTGGGCGGAGATGGGGGCCGTGGACGTGGCCTTCACCGAAGCGACCGTCGGCGCCGGCATCAGCACCGTCCTCTTCATCGCCGCCATTCTGCGCACCAACCGAAGGAGCAAGGATTGA
- the mnhG gene encoding monovalent cation/H(+) antiporter subunit G: MILNIVSIVLISAGLFFFIVGTLGILRFPDFYTRVQAAGKCDSLAAVLVLVGIAVYNLGDLSLATVLVSIKILFIAAFVFISSPTATHAITDAALLIGVKPWTKEKNTP; the protein is encoded by the coding sequence ATGATCCTCAATATCGTCAGCATCGTCCTGATTTCCGCCGGGCTCTTTTTTTTCATCGTCGGCACCCTCGGCATCCTGCGTTTTCCCGATTTCTACACCCGCGTCCAGGCCGCCGGCAAATGCGACTCCCTGGCTGCGGTTCTGGTTCTGGTCGGCATTGCGGTCTATAACCTGGGGGATCTCTCCCTGGCGACGGTGCTGGTGAGCATCAAGATTCTCTTCATCGCCGCTTTCGTCTTCATCTCCAGCCCCACCGCCACCCACGCCATCACCGACGCCGCGCTGCTGATCGGCGTCAAACCCTGGACCAAGGAGAAGAACACCCCATGA
- a CDS encoding monovalent cation/H+ antiporter complex subunit F, whose amino-acid sequence MEQFFLAVAIALILLMFLSLYRVLAGPTILDRMLGGNVIGTKTTALLLLIGLLFDNVGMFVDIAIAYAMLNFIATLGSAKFFLHRRSIHLEDHQ is encoded by the coding sequence ATGGAACAGTTCTTCCTTGCCGTAGCCATCGCCTTGATACTGCTGATGTTCCTCTCCCTCTACCGGGTGCTGGCCGGCCCCACCATCCTCGATCGGATGCTCGGCGGCAACGTGATCGGCACCAAGACCACGGCACTGCTCTTGCTGATCGGTCTGCTTTTCGACAACGTGGGGATGTTCGTCGATATCGCCATCGCCTACGCCATGCTCAACTTTATCGCCACCCTCGGTTCGGCCAAATTCTTTTTGCATCGCAGAAGCATTCATCTGGAAGACCATCAGTAA
- a CDS encoding Na+/H+ antiporter subunit E has protein sequence MAKVVTFFVMFAFWVVMSGMFDAFHLSLGVVSCLLIAHFSHSLLLYGDPKSWGRGFFGILFYLPWLFWEILISNLQVTYIVLHPRMLDLIDPQLVRFKTNLKRPISKVTLAQSITLTPGTVTVDIEEDELLVYALTESGAQSLAGSAMERRIAAALEGGK, from the coding sequence ATGGCCAAGGTCGTCACCTTTTTTGTCATGTTCGCCTTCTGGGTGGTCATGTCGGGCATGTTCGATGCCTTTCACCTCTCCCTCGGGGTCGTTTCCTGCCTGCTGATCGCCCACTTCAGCCACAGCCTGCTCCTCTACGGCGATCCGAAAAGCTGGGGGCGAGGCTTTTTCGGCATCCTCTTCTACCTGCCCTGGCTCTTCTGGGAAATCCTCATCTCCAATCTGCAGGTCACCTATATCGTTCTGCATCCGCGCATGCTCGATCTGATCGATCCGCAGCTGGTCCGTTTCAAAACAAACCTGAAGCGCCCCATCTCCAAGGTCACCCTGGCCCAGTCCATCACCCTGACCCCCGGCACCGTCACCGTCGATATCGAAGAGGATGAACTGCTCGTCTATGCCCTGACCGAGAGCGGCGCCCAGTCGCTAGCGGGCAGCGCCATGGAGCGGCGCATCGCCGCCGCCCTGGAAGGAGGAAAATAA
- a CDS encoding carbon-nitrogen family hydrolase — MERRIHAAAVQFNIALGEVETNLERALAALRRVREQGAELAVLPEMWSTGYDYKRLPELARETPRVLEALRDLARELGMVLVGSLPEGQGDRVYNTAYVVDQGKVVDKYRKLHLFSNMGEDRFLAAGDRTLVVPTSVGRLGVAICYDLRFPELFRKLALEGAEILCLSAEWPKPRQDHWRTLLRARAIENQFFVIAANCCGIQGKLDFFGMSLLIAPRGEILGEAGESDTELVAAFDFEEMVNYRTQIRCYQDRRPEVYGTLP; from the coding sequence ATGGAACGCAGGATACACGCGGCAGCCGTCCAATTCAACATCGCTCTCGGCGAGGTGGAGACCAACCTCGAACGCGCCCTGGCCGCCCTTCGCCGGGTGCGCGAGCAAGGCGCCGAGCTCGCGGTGCTGCCGGAGATGTGGAGCACCGGCTACGACTATAAACGCCTTCCCGAACTGGCCCGGGAAACCCCCCGGGTACTGGAGGCGTTGCGGGATCTCGCCCGGGAGTTGGGGATGGTCCTGGTCGGCAGCCTGCCGGAAGGGCAGGGGGACCGGGTCTACAACACCGCCTATGTTGTTGATCAGGGGAAGGTTGTCGACAAATACCGCAAACTGCACCTCTTTTCCAACATGGGCGAAGACCGCTTCCTCGCCGCCGGCGACCGCACCCTGGTGGTGCCGACCTCGGTCGGGCGCCTCGGCGTCGCCATCTGCTACGATCTGCGTTTCCCCGAGCTCTTCCGCAAACTGGCGCTGGAAGGGGCGGAAATCCTCTGTCTCAGCGCCGAATGGCCGAAACCCCGGCAGGATCACTGGCGCACCCTGCTGCGCGCCCGCGCCATCGAAAACCAGTTCTTCGTCATCGCCGCCAACTGCTGCGGCATCCAGGGCAAGCTCGACTTTTTCGGCATGAGCCTGCTTATCGCCCCCCGGGGGGAAATCCTCGGCGAGGCCGGAGAGAGCGACACCGAACTGGTCGCCGCTTTCGATTTCGAGGAGATGGTCAACTACCGCACGCAGATCCGTTGTTACCAGGATCGTCGCCCGGAGGTCTACGGCACCCTGCCCTGA
- a CDS encoding cation diffusion facilitator family transporter, translated as MHDDDLLDHNISRGFLLAIALTSVTLVAEVIGGFWTNSLALLSDAAHVFMDLFALALSLAAIRLAARPVSDRRTYGWHRAEILASLINGLSLLIIAVGILHEAWGRFQHPEPVKSREMFVIAVIGLVMNLIAARFLHGHAHHDLNVRSAFLHVLGDALASVGVIVGGLIMLQTGWYVVDALISAGIALIIGGGALRILREAGHILLEGVPAHIDLNQVVTRIKDQEGVNDVHQLHVWSICSHITALSAHIDLHPDYLPRQGEVIGRIEAMLDHDFHITRTTLQGQCHSCANGDTLQPLRHRPRVADHEHDHEHGHAHRHP; from the coding sequence ATGCACGACGACGACCTCCTCGACCACAACATTTCCCGAGGGTTTCTCCTCGCCATCGCCTTGACCTCCGTGACCCTGGTCGCCGAGGTGATCGGCGGCTTCTGGACCAACTCCCTGGCGCTGCTCTCCGACGCCGCCCATGTTTTCATGGATCTCTTCGCCCTCGCCCTGTCGCTGGCGGCGATCCGCCTCGCCGCCCGACCAGTCAGCGACCGCCGTACCTACGGCTGGCACCGGGCGGAAATCCTCGCGTCGCTGATCAACGGTCTGAGCCTGCTGATCATCGCCGTCGGCATCCTGCACGAGGCCTGGGGCCGTTTTCAGCACCCCGAGCCGGTGAAGAGCCGGGAGATGTTCGTCATCGCCGTCATCGGCCTGGTCATGAACCTGATCGCCGCCCGCTTCCTGCACGGCCACGCCCATCACGACCTCAACGTGCGCAGCGCCTTTTTGCATGTGCTCGGCGACGCTCTCGCCTCGGTCGGGGTCATCGTCGGCGGCCTGATCATGCTGCAGACCGGCTGGTATGTGGTCGATGCTCTGATTTCCGCCGGCATCGCCCTGATCATCGGTGGGGGAGCGCTGCGCATTCTGCGCGAGGCCGGGCATATTCTGCTGGAAGGGGTGCCGGCGCACATCGACCTTAACCAGGTGGTGACGCGGATCAAGGATCAGGAAGGGGTGAACGATGTCCATCAGCTGCACGTCTGGTCGATCTGCTCGCACATCACCGCCCTGTCGGCGCATATCGACCTGCATCCCGACTACCTGCCGCGCCAGGGGGAAGTGATCGGTCGCATCGAGGCGATGCTCGACCACGACTTCCACATCACCCGCACTACCCTGCAGGGGCAGTGTCACAGCTGCGCCAACGGCGATACCCTTCAGCCCCTGCGCCATCGGCCCCGGGTCGCGGACCACGAGCATGACCACGAACACGGCCATGCCCATCGTCACCCTTAA
- a CDS encoding YifB family Mg chelatase-like AAA ATPase produces the protein MLAKVLSGALIGIDAYPVDVEVDIAQGLPQFATVGLPEGAVKESKDRVKSAIKNSGYEFPGRKITINLAPADIKKDGAAFDLPMAVGLLTATGALKPGRPGRYVLMGELSLDGRVKPVRGALPVALAAKDWDVAGLILPEENAREGAIVDALPVYGVHDLGEVIDFLAGAAELEPCQVDVAELFREGVCGAEDFAEVRGQEHVKRALEVAAAGGHNVLMIGPPGSGKTMLARRIPGILPAPDFAEALETTKIHSISGLLPRRDALVAARPFRAPHHTISDAGLIGGGAYPRPGEVSLAHNGVLFLDELPEFKKNVLEMLRQPLEDGQVCISRAATSLTYPANFMLVAAMNPCHCGFLGDSLRECTCTPPMLQRYRSRLSGPLLDRIDLHVEVPRVPHKDLADPVDGESSAAIRARVEAARQLQRERLETFGLHANSQMQARHIRKFCAVDEAGHKLLEMVTDRLGLSARSYSRILKVARTIADLAGSERIEQAHLAEAIQYRGLDRKSA, from the coding sequence ATGCTGGCCAAGGTATTGTCGGGGGCGCTGATCGGCATCGACGCCTATCCCGTAGATGTGGAAGTCGATATCGCCCAGGGATTGCCCCAGTTCGCCACCGTCGGCTTGCCGGAAGGGGCGGTCAAGGAGAGCAAGGACCGGGTCAAATCGGCGATCAAGAACAGCGGTTACGAATTCCCCGGCCGCAAGATCACCATCAACCTCGCCCCCGCCGACATCAAAAAAGACGGCGCCGCCTTCGACCTGCCCATGGCCGTCGGCCTGCTCACCGCCACCGGCGCCCTCAAGCCGGGACGGCCCGGGCGCTATGTGCTGATGGGGGAACTCTCCCTCGACGGTCGGGTCAAGCCGGTGCGCGGCGCCCTGCCGGTGGCCCTCGCCGCCAAGGACTGGGACGTCGCCGGGCTGATCCTCCCCGAGGAGAACGCCCGCGAAGGAGCGATCGTCGACGCCCTGCCGGTTTACGGCGTGCATGATCTCGGCGAAGTGATCGATTTTCTCGCCGGCGCCGCCGAACTGGAACCCTGCCAGGTCGATGTTGCCGAGCTCTTTCGCGAGGGCGTTTGCGGCGCCGAGGATTTCGCCGAGGTGCGCGGCCAGGAGCACGTCAAACGCGCCCTCGAAGTCGCCGCCGCTGGCGGCCACAACGTGCTGATGATCGGTCCTCCCGGCAGCGGCAAGACCATGCTCGCCCGGCGCATTCCCGGCATCCTCCCTGCGCCCGACTTCGCCGAGGCCCTGGAAACGACGAAGATCCACTCCATCAGCGGATTGCTTCCCCGCCGCGACGCCCTGGTCGCCGCTCGCCCCTTCCGGGCGCCGCACCACACGATCTCCGACGCCGGTCTCATCGGCGGCGGCGCCTATCCCCGCCCCGGCGAAGTCAGCCTCGCTCACAACGGCGTCCTTTTTTTGGATGAGCTCCCCGAGTTCAAAAAAAATGTGTTGGAAATGCTGCGCCAACCCCTCGAAGACGGTCAGGTCTGCATCAGCCGCGCCGCCACCAGCCTTACCTATCCCGCCAATTTCATGCTGGTGGCGGCAATGAATCCCTGCCACTGCGGTTTCCTCGGCGACAGCCTGCGCGAATGCACCTGCACCCCGCCGATGCTGCAACGCTACCGCTCCCGCCTCTCCGGGCCGCTGCTCGACCGCATCGACCTGCATGTCGAGGTGCCCCGGGTGCCGCACAAGGATTTGGCTGATCCCGTCGACGGCGAATCCTCCGCCGCCATCCGCGCCCGGGTCGAAGCCGCCCGGCAGCTGCAGCGCGAGCGACTGGAAACCTTCGGCCTGCATGCCAACAGCCAGATGCAGGCCCGCCACATCCGCAAGTTCTGTGCGGTGGACGAGGCCGGACACAAACTGCTGGAGATGGTCACCGACCGCCTCGGCCTCTCGGCCCGCAGCTACTCGCGCATCCTCAAAGTCGCCCGCACCATCGCCGACCTCGCCGGCAGCGAGCGCATCGAACAAGCCCATCTGGCCGAAGCCATCCAGTATCGAGGTCTTGATCGCAAGTCCGCCTGA
- a CDS encoding helix-turn-helix transcriptional regulator codes for MKQARPFSKYTIEAVKLLGKQIQLGRKQRRWSEAELAERAGIARATLQRIEKGDMACKIGLVFEVATLVGIKLFDADSEALRGRIREADERIALLPKHIHPSRKPVDDEF; via the coding sequence ATGAAGCAGGCACGGCCTTTTTCGAAATACACCATTGAAGCGGTCAAGCTGCTCGGCAAACAGATCCAGCTTGGACGCAAGCAACGCCGCTGGTCGGAAGCTGAGCTGGCTGAGCGTGCCGGGATAGCCAGGGCTACCTTGCAGCGGATTGAAAAAGGCGACATGGCCTGCAAGATCGGTCTGGTCTTTGAAGTCGCGACGCTGGTCGGGATCAAACTGTTTGATGCGGATAGCGAAGCACTAAGAGGGCGAATCCGTGAGGCCGACGAGCGGATCGCCCTGCTTCCCAAGCATATTCACCCCAGCAGAAAACCGGTCGATGATGAGTTCTAA